ATTCGCAATACCCCAAAGGCTCAAATTCAAAGTTTTTATAAGATTTCACAAAAGACTTTCCCTGCAGAAATTCGTGAACATCTCTCTGCAACAGACTTTGTAATCGTGATTCCTGCATTTATTATGGGGCAGATAAAAAATGCTTTTGAAATTGGAGTCATGATCTACTTACCTTTTTTCGTGATTGACTTAGTCACTGCAAATATCCTTGTAGCGATGCAAATGATGATGCTTTCTCCCCTCTCGATTTCTCTCCCTTTAAAGTTGCTTCTTGTTGTCATGGTAGATGGGTGGACATTGCTTCTTCAAGGTCTTATGATTAGTTTTAAATAGGGACATCGCCCGTGTTAACTCTTGCTACAAGCTTCAAATCTATCCTGTTTGAATACTCGTACCAATCTCTCCTACTGATTCTTATTGTTTCAGCCCCTCCGATCATCCTTGCTTCCATCGTAGGGATTATGGTGGCGATTTTTCAGGCCGCAACGCAAATCCAAGAGCAAACATTTGCTTTTGCCATTAAGCTTGTTGTTATTTTTGGAACTCTGATGATCTCTGGAGGGTGGCTCAGTACGATGATCCTACGCTTCGCAAGTCAGATCTTCCAAAACTTTTATAAATGGAAATAACCCACATGGGCATAAATCTACCTGAGCTTGTTTCTCATTTGGGATCTGCCTACTTGGATTATATCTTTAAATTACCTCCTGCATATGTGTGGTCTGTCTTTCTTCTTCTACTTGCAAGGCTCTTGCCGATCTTTTCTATCGTTCCCTTTTTAGGAGCAAAACTGTTCCCCTCTCCAATCAAGATTGGCATTGGCCTATCTTGGTTGGCGATTATTTTTCCTAAGGTCCTGATGGATACTCGCATTGCAAACTATACAAATGAAGACCTCTTTTACATCTTGCTTATCAAAGAGATGATCATTGGCATTGTGATTGGCTTTATCTTGGCATTTCCCTTTTATGCTGCACAATCTGCAGGATCTTTCATTACAAACCAACAGGGAATTCAAGGTTTAGAAGGATCCACATCTCCTATCTCCATAGAACAAACCTCCCCACATGGGATCTTTTACCATTACTTTGTCACGATTGCCTTTTGGTCTTTGGGAGGCCATAGGATTATCTTTTCGCTGCTATTACAATCCCTAGAAGTTATCCCCATCCACAACTTCTTCCCTCCCCAGCTCATGAGCCTCCATGCCCCTATCTGGTCTACTCTCATCAAAATCTGCCAGCTCAGCTTAATCATGACGATCCAGCTTAGCGCTCCTGCAGCTCTTGCTATGCTTATGTCTGACCTTTTCTTGGGGATTATTAACCGTATGGCACCTCAGGTACAGGTAATCTATCTATTATCCGCTCTGAAGGCTTTTATGGGGCTTCTCTTTCTTACCCTTGCCTGGTGGTTCATCATCAAACAAATCGACTACTTCACCCTTGCCTGGTTTAAAGAAATCCCCATGATGTTGTTTGGCTCCAAACCTCTGGTTCTCTAAATCTTCGGAGAAAAAAAACTCCCCCTTTAGGGGGAGTTTTTACCTGCTGATGCCTGCAAAGATAGAAAAGCTGTTTACTGTTGATGGTGATCTGAGAGGTGGTGATGTTCTTGGCTCTCTACAGGGGGACGCGCATCCATAATGAAAATAAGAATTACGCAAAGAAGCAAAAATGCCACAACAAATGTGAACATGTTCATCATGAAAAATAACAATAATCCACAAAGAAGAGCATTTTTAATAGGGCCGTTTTTATTATAGTAATACTGCATATTGGCCAAGGCTAGGCGGATGTCCTTGTAAAACCCTAAGACAATCCCACAAGCAACAAAAGCTCCCCCTATCCAAGAAACAAAATCCGAGATAATCCCGAAAAGCAACAGAGCTCCTCCGATAATCTCCCGTGCATGACGCATGAAAAAATGCTTCATACTATGCACCTTGGGGTTCATATGCAAATCCTTAACTTTTTTCTTAATGCCAGAAATCTGCGAAGAAGGCTCGTTAGAAGGATCTTTTTTTGGGGCCTCATCTGCCATTTTGCCCACCTCGTAAAATAAAATACTTTTTAATAGTTCATCTAAAACTAATTATTATTAATTTTTAATTTAAAAATAAAATAAAAATTATAATTTTGAGCTCTTTGAAGAACAACGGCAGCGGGAAACTACTTTAGTTTGAGGATCTATAAGAAATAAGTAATCTCCGGCACTCCCTAGGGTAAAATCGAAGAGCTTTTTATTTAGCAGTTCTACTAAACCGTGCTGGTTAAGGATGATCTGAGTTTTATCCCTAAGCTCGAGGCGAAAATCTGTACGGGTTTTAAAGAGCTCCAGAGCTGCGGCTTGCCCGTGCTGTTGGATAGCTTCTTCTTGGGTTTTAACGGCATCCCAAATTCCGTCACGCAAGGATTGAAGTTCCTGACATCCCAAGGGGTGGTTAATGACCGCCTCCAATAATAGAGGATCCATAAAAATCAGGTTGAGCTTGCACTCCCCCAAGCTTTTCTCTTCATAATGGAGGAAGTTCAATAAAGACTGCGCATGCGGAGATCCTTTTAACATCGTATAAAAGATTTCCGCCTCTTCGGTTGGGAGTGTTAGGGTCTCAAGAATATCAGGGCCATATTTAGAGGCCCCCTCTAGGATTTCTTCTTTTTTGCTCAGAAGAAGGTTCGTGATGGCATACTCTGCTCCCTGAGGAACGATCCCAGGGTCCACATAAGCTCGTTTCAAAAGCCTTACAAAAATCGCATACCATGATGAGGGGTTGTTATACTCCTCGGGGGATTCTGTAAGCAAAGCATATAGGTTATATCTGGAGTTATTTGGAGGTCTAGAAAAGGGCACTTTTAATAAGCGATAGCGCTGTTTTTTCCTTGTGGCAACTTGTGCTACTTTGTTAGGAGTAGAAGTTTCTTTATCCTTAGGGAGCTTTTGTATCGGTGCAAGCTTTTTTAGCTTTTCCTGATACTCTACCTCGGCACAAGCAGCACGCCGTACTGTTAAGAAATTCTCATGGTTTTCTATAGTCTGTGCAT
This genomic stretch from Chlamydia pecorum E58 harbors:
- the sctS gene encoding type III secretion system export apparatus subunit SctS, with amino-acid sequence MLTLATSFKSILFEYSYQSLLLILIVSAPPIILASIVGIMVAIFQAATQIQEQTFAFAIKLVVIFGTLMISGGWLSTMILRFASQIFQNFYKWK
- a CDS encoding EscT/YscT/HrcT family type III secretion system export apparatus protein; the protein is MGINLPELVSHLGSAYLDYIFKLPPAYVWSVFLLLLARLLPIFSIVPFLGAKLFPSPIKIGIGLSWLAIIFPKVLMDTRIANYTNEDLFYILLIKEMIIGIVIGFILAFPFYAAQSAGSFITNQQGIQGLEGSTSPISIEQTSPHGIFYHYFVTIAFWSLGGHRIIFSLLLQSLEVIPIHNFFPPQLMSLHAPIWSTLIKICQLSLIMTIQLSAPAALAMLMSDLFLGIINRMAPQVQVIYLLSALKAFMGLLFLTLAWWFIIKQIDYFTLAWFKEIPMMLFGSKPLVL